In a genomic window of Demequina muriae:
- a CDS encoding CDP-glycerol glycerophosphotransferase family protein — protein MIGRRVRRTVRRARRFAARAVRAVQDRTLGRWYYMRLPLDPQLVVYTTLWHRAPRGNPLAIYRKQRELAPHLRGVWIVRKQDLALVPEGVEYVTPRTLAYLRLIATATYFVDDANPHWSLPAREGQKYVQTHHGTALKYMGADRHYSGKRPSDATIVTMHRRCQRWTHSLTTSPYLTEVWERAYHNGCAQLEVGFPRNDVLLAATEQDRVAARARLGLDADETAVLYMPTWRTRRRPREQDFDLDVFARSLPAGTRLLVRDHYYHDRHGRRHIPDQVIDVSTGGEVEDLYLAADVLLTDYSSAMFDYALLDKPIVLLCEDWDDYRWSRGAYFDITADAPGPVALTADELVDIISSGSYAAPEHVERRASFRERFATFERGNASETVVRVVLLGEDATPYTGTGYADAHPGGWTSHPRVSHPENPAIEQRLAPLGTPRASTSALPREQQVDEDDVPSAPSVEPVSEALPVTPNSHGGRDR, from the coding sequence GTGATCGGCAGACGAGTGAGGCGCACAGTCAGGCGCGCGCGGCGGTTCGCGGCGCGCGCTGTGAGGGCCGTGCAGGACCGCACCCTCGGCCGGTGGTACTACATGCGTCTGCCGCTCGACCCCCAGCTGGTGGTGTACACGACGCTCTGGCACCGTGCGCCGCGGGGCAACCCCTTGGCGATCTACCGCAAGCAGCGCGAGTTGGCCCCGCACCTGCGGGGGGTCTGGATCGTGCGCAAGCAGGACCTGGCTCTCGTCCCGGAGGGGGTCGAGTACGTGACGCCTCGCACGTTGGCCTACCTGCGCCTGATCGCCACCGCGACCTACTTCGTCGATGACGCCAACCCGCATTGGAGCCTGCCCGCCCGAGAGGGACAGAAGTACGTGCAGACGCACCACGGCACCGCCCTGAAGTACATGGGCGCCGATCGGCACTACTCGGGCAAGCGACCCTCCGACGCCACCATCGTCACCATGCACCGTCGATGCCAGCGCTGGACTCACAGCCTCACCACCAGCCCGTACCTCACCGAGGTATGGGAGAGGGCCTATCACAACGGCTGCGCCCAGCTCGAGGTCGGGTTCCCACGCAACGACGTCCTCCTCGCTGCGACGGAGCAGGACCGGGTCGCCGCCCGTGCACGTCTGGGTCTGGACGCGGACGAGACCGCGGTGCTGTACATGCCGACGTGGCGAACGCGACGGCGCCCTCGGGAGCAGGACTTCGATCTCGACGTGTTCGCGCGATCGCTGCCGGCGGGAACCCGCCTGCTGGTGCGCGACCACTACTACCACGACCGCCACGGGCGTCGCCATATCCCCGACCAGGTCATCGACGTGTCGACGGGGGGCGAGGTGGAGGATCTGTACCTCGCGGCCGACGTGCTGCTCACCGACTACTCGTCGGCGATGTTCGACTACGCACTGCTCGACAAGCCCATCGTGCTGCTGTGCGAGGACTGGGACGACTACCGCTGGTCCAGGGGCGCGTACTTCGACATCACGGCCGATGCGCCGGGGCCGGTGGCGCTCACCGCCGACGAGCTGGTGGACATCATCAGCTCGGGTTCGTACGCCGCGCCCGAGCATGTCGAACGCCGCGCGTCGTTCCGAGAGCGGTTCGCCACGTTCGAGCGTGGCAATGCGTCCGAGACCGTGGTGAGAGTCGTGCTGCTCGGAGAGGACGCCACTCCCTACACCGGCACCGGCTACGCCGATGCCCACCCCGGCGGCTGGACATCGCACCCGCGCGTGTCCCATCCCGAGAACCCCGCGATCGAGCAGCGGCTTGCTCCCCTGGGCACGCCCCGCGCGTCCACGTCGGCGCTGCCTCGGGAGCAGCAGGTGGACGAGGATGACGTGCCGTCCGCGCCGTCGGTCGAGCCTGTCTCAGAGGCGCTCCCGGTGACGCCGAACAGCCATGGGGGTCGCGACCGCTAG
- the uvrB gene encoding excinuclease ABC subunit UvrB: MTADLRRSQAPFLVESDYRPSGDQPKAIDELARRITEGEQDVVLLGATGTGKSATTAWLIERLQRPTLVMAHNKTLAAQLATEFRELLPRNAVEYFVSYYDYYQPEAYVPQTDTFIEKDSSINEEVERLRYSATNSLLTRRDVVVVSSVSCIYGLGTPEEYIQGMVMLAVGDTVDRDTLLREFVHMQYSRNDLAFTRGTFRVRGDTVEIIPVYEELAIRIELFGDEIEAVYTLHPLTGEVVERQTEVHIFPASHYVASEDRMNKAISTIEIELGERLEELERQNKLLEAQRLKMRTTFDLEMMRSVGTCSGIENYSRHIEQRATGTPPHTLLDYFPDDFLLVIDESHVTVPQIGAMYEGDASRKRTLVEHGFRLPSALDNRPLKWGEFQERVGQTVYLSATPGQYELTRADGAVEQIIRPTGLVDPKVVVKPTEGQIDDLLEQIRARVERDERVLVTTLTKKMAEDLTEFLADRDVRVEYLHSDVDTLRRVELLRELRMGRFDVLVGINLLREGLDLPEVSLVSILDADKEGFLRSGTSLIQTIGRAARNVSGEVHMYADRITDSMALAIDETDRRREKQVAYNTENGIDPTPLRKRIGDITEMLAREDADTAETLERAQRASGGGTGGGTSPMAGRPSDELTQLIEDLSSQMRTAAAELKFEIAARLRDEIAELKKELRQMLDAG; this comes from the coding sequence ATGACCGCAGACCTGCGCCGCTCCCAAGCGCCCTTCCTCGTCGAGTCCGACTACCGACCGTCGGGCGATCAGCCCAAGGCCATCGATGAGCTGGCCCGGCGCATCACCGAGGGGGAGCAGGACGTCGTGCTGCTCGGCGCCACGGGCACGGGCAAGTCGGCCACCACCGCCTGGCTCATCGAGCGGCTGCAGCGTCCCACCCTGGTGATGGCGCACAACAAGACCCTGGCCGCTCAGCTCGCGACCGAGTTCCGCGAGCTGCTCCCGCGCAACGCCGTCGAGTACTTCGTGAGCTACTACGACTACTACCAGCCTGAGGCGTACGTGCCGCAGACGGACACGTTCATCGAGAAGGACTCCTCGATCAACGAGGAGGTCGAGCGGCTGCGCTACTCCGCGACCAACTCGCTGCTCACCCGGCGGGACGTCGTCGTGGTGTCCTCGGTGTCCTGCATCTACGGACTCGGCACGCCGGAGGAGTACATCCAGGGCATGGTGATGCTCGCGGTCGGCGACACGGTCGATCGGGACACCCTGCTGCGCGAGTTCGTGCACATGCAGTACTCGCGCAACGACCTCGCGTTCACCCGCGGCACCTTCCGTGTGCGCGGCGACACGGTGGAGATCATCCCCGTGTACGAAGAGCTCGCCATCCGGATCGAGCTGTTCGGCGACGAGATCGAGGCGGTGTACACGCTCCATCCGCTGACGGGCGAGGTCGTCGAGCGCCAGACCGAGGTCCACATCTTCCCGGCGTCCCACTACGTCGCGAGTGAGGACCGCATGAACAAGGCGATCTCCACCATCGAGATCGAACTCGGCGAGCGCTTGGAGGAGCTGGAGCGTCAGAACAAGCTCCTCGAGGCCCAGCGGCTCAAGATGCGCACCACCTTCGACCTCGAGATGATGCGCTCGGTCGGCACGTGCTCGGGCATCGAGAACTACTCGCGGCACATCGAGCAGCGCGCAACGGGAACGCCGCCCCACACCCTGCTCGACTACTTCCCGGATGACTTCCTGCTGGTCATCGACGAGTCCCACGTCACCGTGCCCCAGATCGGCGCGATGTACGAGGGCGACGCCTCACGCAAGCGCACCCTCGTGGAGCACGGGTTCCGCCTGCCGTCGGCGCTCGACAACCGCCCTCTCAAGTGGGGTGAGTTCCAGGAGCGCGTGGGGCAGACCGTGTACCTGTCGGCCACGCCGGGCCAGTACGAGCTGACCCGTGCCGACGGGGCTGTGGAGCAGATCATCCGCCCCACAGGCCTGGTCGACCCCAAGGTCGTCGTGAAGCCCACGGAGGGCCAGATCGACGACCTCCTCGAGCAGATCCGCGCCCGGGTGGAGCGTGACGAGCGCGTGCTGGTCACCACGCTCACCAAGAAGATGGCCGAGGACCTCACGGAGTTCCTCGCGGACCGCGACGTGCGGGTCGAGTACCTCCACTCGGACGTCGACACGCTGCGCCGGGTCGAGCTGCTGCGCGAGCTGCGCATGGGTCGCTTCGACGTTCTCGTCGGGATCAATCTCCTGCGAGAGGGGCTCGACCTGCCGGAGGTGTCGCTGGTGTCGATCCTCGACGCAGACAAGGAGGGGTTCCTCCGCTCGGGCACCTCCCTCATCCAGACCATCGGCCGCGCGGCGCGGAACGTCTCGGGCGAGGTCCACATGTACGCGGACAGGATCACGGACTCCATGGCACTCGCGATCGACGAGACCGATCGACGCCGCGAGAAGCAAGTGGCCTACAACACCGAGAACGGCATCGACCCCACCCCGCTGCGCAAGCGCATCGGCGACATCACGGAGATGCTGGCGCGTGAGGACGCCGACACGGCCGAGACCCTCGAGCGCGCCCAGCGCGCGTCCGGCGGTGGCACAGGCGGAGGCACGTCGCCCATGGCAGGCCGGCCGTCAGACGAGCTGACTCAACTGATCGAGGACCTCTCGAGCCAGATGCGCACCGCGGCGGCCGAGCTCAAGTTCGAGATCGCCGCGCGGCTGCGCGACGAGATCGCTGAGCTCAAGAAGGAGCTCCGGCAGATGCTCGACGCCGGCTGA
- the coaE gene encoding dephospho-CoA kinase → MLRIGLTGGIAAGKSTASARFGELGATVIDHDALARRAVAPGSAALVEIVRAFGDRAVRDGELDRAAVAAIVFHDPSARAQLDEIVHPYVFAMSKAADRQARAQKAQVVVHDIPLLVESGQGSADFDMVVTVAADVERRVARLMESRGMTEADARARIASQASDEQRAAVADAVLDGNGTAEQLRAQVDEFWAMSVPVTA, encoded by the coding sequence ATGCTTCGCATCGGCCTCACGGGCGGCATCGCCGCCGGCAAGTCCACCGCCTCTGCGCGCTTCGGGGAACTCGGCGCCACCGTCATCGACCATGACGCCCTCGCGCGGAGAGCCGTGGCTCCGGGATCCGCCGCGCTCGTCGAGATCGTGCGGGCGTTCGGCGATCGGGCGGTCCGCGACGGCGAACTCGACCGCGCGGCCGTGGCGGCCATCGTCTTCCACGACCCTTCCGCGCGTGCGCAGCTCGACGAGATCGTTCACCCGTACGTCTTCGCGATGTCCAAGGCGGCGGACCGTCAGGCACGCGCGCAGAAGGCGCAGGTCGTGGTCCATGACATCCCCCTGCTGGTCGAGAGCGGCCAGGGATCGGCGGACTTCGACATGGTGGTGACCGTCGCCGCGGATGTCGAGAGGCGAGTCGCCCGGCTCATGGAGTCGCGGGGCATGACGGAGGCCGATGCGCGGGCCAGGATCGCGTCGCAGGCGAGCGACGAGCAGCGGGCCGCGGTCGCCGATGCGGTGCTCGACGGGAACGGCACGGCGGAGCAGCTGCGCGCTCAGGTCGACGAGTTCTGGGCGATGAGCGTCCCGGTCACCGCCTGA
- the polA gene encoding DNA polymerase I translates to MNDSSRPTLLLIDGFSMAFRAFFALPVENFATSTGVPTNAVYGFASMLATLMKEHAPTHAAVAFDLPGGTFRTERLPSYKGTRDATPPEFEPQVPLIREVLDALGVAAVDKERYEADDLLATYARLGREAGMRVLVVSGDRDTIQLVTEDVTLLYPRKGVSDLVRFTPDAVVEKYGVRSDQYPDLAALVGETSDNLPGVPGVGPKTAAKWIGVYGGLEGILDNAEDVPGKAGQSLRDHVDQVRLNRELNHLVTDLEVPLTVEDLEYRGADAVAVHQVCDALQFRTLRERLLPLVTSDSAEHVPEEPDEVEVVTDGALAAVTALSGPVSLHVEGRTGADADAWAIGVSTGDQAWGIDLTALSAAEETSLRAWLEDDAVAKTLHGAKDGWHALMARGIDLAGITGDTQVGAFLVNADQRGFDLASVLQRYLGVTATGGTAGDELDLGLDASAAHAAGSTAAHVGRLAAELDAEIERRGMTSLYREVEIPLIGVLARMEHAGIAVDRERLGERADGARARADLAAAQAYEAIGGEVNLGSPKQLQEVLFERLGMPKTKKIKTGYSTDASSLADLQAKSPHPFLEALLAHRDAAKLGQIIETLAQAVREDGRIHTTFSQVVASTGRLSSKDPNLQNIPIRTEEGHRIREAFVVGKGYETLVTADYSQIEMRIMAHLSGDEGLIEAFRAGEDLHRFVGARVFGVDPDDVTPEMRSKVKAMSYGLAYGLSSFGLARQLSVPVGEAQAMMDDYFARFGGVRDYLRTVVDQAREVGYTETILGRRRYIPDLTSTNRQRRDIAERVALNAPIQGSAADLIKKAMLGVDVALRDQGLASRQLLQVHDELVVEVAAGEQDAVETILTEQMHAAGDLSVPLDVNVGKGSDWRAAGH, encoded by the coding sequence GTGAACGACTCCAGCCGACCGACACTGCTGCTGATCGACGGATTCTCGATGGCGTTTCGCGCCTTCTTCGCCCTTCCCGTCGAGAATTTCGCGACGTCGACGGGGGTGCCGACCAACGCCGTCTATGGGTTCGCGTCGATGCTCGCGACGCTCATGAAGGAGCACGCGCCCACCCACGCGGCCGTCGCGTTCGACCTCCCGGGCGGCACGTTCCGCACCGAGCGTCTTCCCTCCTACAAGGGCACACGGGATGCGACGCCGCCCGAGTTCGAGCCGCAGGTGCCGCTGATCCGCGAGGTCCTCGACGCACTCGGGGTGGCGGCGGTCGACAAGGAGCGCTACGAGGCGGATGACCTGCTCGCGACGTATGCACGGCTGGGCCGGGAAGCCGGGATGCGCGTGCTGGTGGTCTCGGGAGATCGCGACACGATTCAGCTCGTCACGGAGGACGTCACCCTGCTGTATCCGCGCAAGGGAGTGTCCGATCTGGTGCGCTTCACTCCCGACGCGGTGGTGGAGAAGTACGGAGTGCGATCCGATCAGTACCCCGATCTCGCGGCGCTCGTCGGGGAGACCAGCGACAACCTGCCTGGCGTCCCGGGGGTGGGACCCAAGACCGCGGCCAAATGGATCGGCGTCTACGGCGGGCTGGAGGGCATCCTCGACAATGCCGAGGACGTCCCGGGCAAGGCTGGCCAGAGCCTGCGCGATCACGTCGACCAGGTGAGGCTCAACCGGGAGCTCAATCACCTGGTGACGGACCTCGAGGTGCCGCTGACCGTCGAGGATCTCGAGTATCGCGGCGCCGATGCGGTCGCAGTGCACCAGGTGTGCGACGCCCTGCAGTTCCGGACGCTGAGGGAACGCCTGCTGCCGCTCGTCACGTCGGACTCGGCCGAGCACGTGCCTGAGGAGCCGGACGAGGTCGAGGTCGTCACCGACGGCGCGCTGGCGGCCGTCACCGCCCTCAGCGGCCCGGTGTCGCTCCATGTGGAGGGCCGCACGGGGGCCGATGCTGATGCCTGGGCCATCGGCGTCAGCACCGGTGACCAGGCGTGGGGCATCGACCTCACCGCCCTGAGCGCAGCGGAGGAGACCTCGCTGCGCGCATGGCTCGAGGACGACGCGGTGGCCAAGACCCTCCACGGCGCCAAGGACGGGTGGCACGCGCTCATGGCGCGTGGCATCGACCTCGCCGGCATCACCGGCGACACCCAGGTGGGCGCGTTCCTCGTGAACGCCGACCAGCGCGGGTTCGACCTCGCCTCGGTGCTGCAGCGGTATCTGGGCGTGACGGCGACCGGCGGCACCGCGGGCGACGAGCTCGATCTGGGCCTCGACGCCTCGGCAGCGCATGCCGCCGGCTCCACGGCCGCCCATGTCGGGCGTCTCGCCGCCGAGCTCGACGCGGAGATCGAGCGGCGCGGCATGACGAGTCTGTATCGCGAGGTGGAGATCCCGCTGATCGGGGTCCTGGCGCGCATGGAGCATGCGGGGATCGCGGTCGACCGCGAGCGGCTGGGAGAGCGCGCCGACGGTGCACGTGCACGCGCGGACCTCGCGGCGGCGCAGGCCTACGAGGCCATCGGCGGCGAGGTCAATCTGGGCTCGCCCAAGCAGCTCCAAGAGGTGCTGTTCGAGCGGCTCGGAATGCCCAAGACCAAGAAGATCAAGACGGGCTACTCGACGGATGCGTCGTCTCTCGCCGACCTGCAGGCGAAGAGCCCCCACCCGTTCCTCGAGGCGCTGTTGGCGCACCGCGACGCCGCCAAGCTGGGCCAGATCATCGAGACTCTCGCGCAGGCCGTGCGCGAGGACGGACGCATCCACACGACGTTCTCCCAGGTCGTGGCGTCCACCGGACGGCTCAGCTCGAAGGACCCCAACCTGCAGAACATCCCGATCCGGACCGAGGAGGGGCACCGGATCCGCGAGGCGTTCGTGGTGGGCAAGGGCTACGAGACGCTGGTCACCGCCGACTACAGCCAGATCGAGATGCGCATCATGGCTCACCTCAGCGGCGACGAGGGTCTGATTGAGGCGTTCCGCGCGGGGGAGGACCTGCACCGGTTCGTGGGCGCACGGGTGTTCGGCGTGGATCCCGACGATGTGACTCCCGAGATGCGCTCCAAGGTCAAGGCGATGAGCTACGGGCTCGCCTATGGGCTGTCGTCGTTCGGCCTCGCGCGCCAGCTGTCCGTGCCGGTGGGCGAGGCGCAGGCGATGATGGACGACTACTTCGCGCGATTCGGCGGCGTGCGCGACTACCTGCGCACCGTCGTGGACCAGGCCCGCGAGGTCGGGTACACGGAGACCATCCTGGGCCGTCGCCGCTACATCCCCGATCTCACCTCGACCAACCGGCAGCGACGGGACATCGCGGAGAGGGTCGCGCTCAACGCGCCCATCCAGGGCAGCGCGGCGGATCTCATCAAGAAGGCGATGCTCGGCGTCGACGTGGCGCTCAGGGACCAAGGTCTTGCGTCCCGGCAGCTCCTGCAGGTGCACGATGAACTGGTGGTCGAGGTCGCAGCCGGAGAGCAGGACGCGGTCGAGACGATACTGACCGAACAGATGCACGCCGCCGGCGACCTGTCTGTGCCCCTCGACGTCAACGTCGGCAAGGGGTCGGATTGGCGCGCGGCCGGACACTAG
- a CDS encoding 6-phosphofructokinase, whose translation MPKQTGLENMRVGILTGGGDCPGLNAAIRAVVKRGTAEHGMSVVGFRNGWEGVINGDAVPLTRDDVSGILVHGGTMLGTARCHPHKVKGGIEAVHQTVEDEKLDALICIGGDGTLKAASKVHDSGVPVVGIPKTIDNDVVGTDASIGFDTAVSIATEAIDRLHSTAESHNRVMVVELMGRHCGWIAVTAGIAGGADIILAPESPFDIETIGKKIRHRHRYKDFSIVAVAEGAVPAEGSEWNASDTLDEKGNPIAGQVGAQVTRAIERVTGFPSRLTVLGYVQRGGVPTAADRLLATRFGVAAIDAVATRNFGTFTALRGESIEMTEFSAMSGKTKYVPEELLRTAWSL comes from the coding sequence TTGCCGAAGCAAACAGGGCTGGAGAACATGCGCGTAGGAATTCTGACCGGAGGCGGGGACTGCCCCGGCCTCAATGCCGCCATTCGAGCCGTCGTCAAGCGCGGCACGGCCGAGCACGGGATGTCCGTCGTGGGCTTCCGTAACGGCTGGGAAGGCGTGATCAACGGCGACGCCGTGCCCCTGACCAGGGACGACGTCAGCGGAATCCTCGTGCACGGAGGCACCATGCTGGGCACCGCGCGGTGCCACCCCCACAAGGTCAAGGGCGGGATCGAAGCGGTCCACCAGACCGTGGAGGACGAGAAGCTCGACGCGCTGATCTGCATCGGCGGCGACGGCACGCTCAAGGCGGCCTCGAAGGTCCACGACTCTGGCGTTCCCGTGGTCGGCATCCCCAAGACCATCGACAACGACGTGGTGGGCACCGACGCGTCGATCGGCTTCGACACCGCGGTGTCGATCGCCACCGAGGCCATCGACCGCCTGCACTCGACGGCCGAGTCGCACAACCGGGTGATGGTCGTGGAGCTGATGGGCCGCCACTGCGGCTGGATCGCGGTCACGGCGGGAATCGCGGGTGGTGCGGACATCATCCTCGCCCCGGAGTCGCCTTTCGACATCGAGACCATCGGCAAGAAGATCCGTCATCGTCACCGCTACAAGGACTTCTCGATCGTCGCGGTCGCCGAAGGCGCCGTCCCTGCTGAGGGCAGCGAGTGGAACGCCTCGGACACGCTCGACGAGAAGGGCAACCCCATCGCCGGTCAGGTCGGAGCGCAGGTCACTCGGGCGATCGAACGCGTGACGGGATTCCCGTCCCGCCTCACGGTGCTCGGCTATGTGCAGCGTGGCGGCGTGCCCACAGCGGCTGACCGCCTGCTCGCCACCCGGTTCGGCGTGGCCGCCATCGACGCGGTCGCGACCCGCAACTTCGGAACTTTCACGGCGCTGCGCGGAGAGAGCATCGAGATGACGGAGTTCTCCGCGATGTCGGGCAAGACCAAGTACGTGCCCGAGGAGCTGCTCCGCACGGCGTGGAGCCTCTAG
- a CDS encoding adenylyltransferase/cytidyltransferase family protein — protein sequence MTRVLTFGTFDLFHIGHVNMLLRAAELGDHVTVGVSSDALNFSKKGRYPVYREEHRMAIVASLACVHEVFVEESLELKGDYIREHRADVLVMGDDWAGKFDHYRELCDVVYLPRTAEVSTTDIIQSIRDDL from the coding sequence ATGACGCGCGTGCTGACCTTCGGAACATTCGACCTGTTCCACATCGGTCACGTGAACATGCTGCTCCGGGCCGCCGAGCTCGGCGACCACGTCACGGTCGGCGTCTCGTCGGACGCGCTGAATTTCTCCAAGAAGGGGCGCTACCCGGTCTACCGCGAAGAGCACCGGATGGCGATCGTGGCGTCGCTCGCGTGCGTGCACGAGGTGTTCGTGGAGGAGTCGCTCGAACTCAAGGGCGACTACATTCGCGAGCACCGCGCGGACGTGCTCGTGATGGGGGATGACTGGGCCGGCAAGTTCGATCACTACCGCGAGCTGTGCGACGTGGTCTACCTGCCGCGCACGGCCGAGGTGTCGACCACGGACATCATTCAGAGCATTCGCGACGACCTTTAG
- a CDS encoding PaaI family thioesterase, with protein sequence MTDNDDVSFEAVVAGTLMERMGITVDSVTADRAEGSMPVAGNTQPYGLLHGGASAVLAETLGSFAAMSHASPAGIAVGIDLNITHHRSARDGVVRGVATALHRGRTIATYEIAITDESGRPVATARLTCSIRQHSAT encoded by the coding sequence ATGACTGACAACGACGACGTGTCATTCGAGGCTGTGGTGGCCGGCACTCTCATGGAGCGCATGGGCATCACCGTCGACTCCGTGACGGCGGATCGGGCAGAGGGGTCGATGCCTGTGGCGGGCAACACCCAGCCGTACGGTCTTCTTCACGGCGGGGCCTCGGCGGTGCTCGCCGAGACCCTGGGCTCCTTCGCCGCCATGTCGCACGCGTCACCCGCGGGCATCGCTGTCGGCATCGACCTGAACATCACTCACCACCGGTCAGCCAGGGACGGCGTCGTGCGCGGCGTCGCCACCGCGCTGCACCGTGGACGTACCATCGCCACCTACGAGATCGCAATCACGGACGAATCGGGCAGACCTGTCGCAACGGCGCGGCTGACCTGCTCCATTCGTCAACATTCCGCCACATAG
- the rpsA gene encoding 30S ribosomal protein S1 produces the protein MSVSTPESTAIAFNDIGSSEDFLAAIDATIKNFDDGDLVEGTIVKVDRDEVLLDIGYKTEGVIPVRELSIRHDANPDDVVAVGDTVEALVLQKEDKEGRLILSKKRAQYERAWGSIEKLKEEDGVVTGSVIEVVKGGLIVDIGLRGFLPASLVEMRRVRDLAPYIGQQIEAKIIELDKNRNNVVLSRRAFLEQTQSEVRSSFLTALQPGQVRKGTVSSIVNFGAFVDLGGVDGLVHVSELSWKHIDHPNEVVSVGQEVEVEVLDIDMDRERVSLSLKATQEDPWEVYARTHAIGQIVPGKVTKLVPFGAFVRVFEGIEGLVHISELAVRHVDLPEQVVQADEEVFVKIIDIDLERRRISLSIKQANEGVDPNGEDFDPALYGMTAEYDDKGNYKYPEGFDPETQEWREGFDEQREAWEAEYAKAHERWEAHKQFVTKQEEQAAEAETSDAPAAPRKRGPKGEAGPSYTSHDEPADAGTLASDERLAALREKLTGN, from the coding sequence ATGTCCGTATCCACCCCCGAGTCCACCGCCATCGCGTTCAACGACATCGGCTCGAGCGAAGACTTCCTCGCCGCCATCGACGCGACCATCAAGAATTTCGACGACGGAGATCTCGTCGAAGGAACCATCGTCAAGGTCGACCGTGACGAGGTCCTCCTCGACATCGGTTACAAGACCGAAGGCGTCATCCCTGTCCGCGAGCTGTCGATCCGTCACGACGCGAACCCCGACGACGTCGTCGCCGTGGGTGACACCGTCGAGGCCCTCGTTCTCCAGAAGGAGGACAAGGAAGGCCGTCTGATCCTGTCCAAGAAGCGTGCTCAGTACGAGCGTGCCTGGGGCTCGATCGAGAAGCTCAAGGAAGAGGACGGCGTCGTCACCGGCTCGGTCATCGAGGTGGTCAAGGGCGGTCTCATCGTGGACATCGGCCTGCGCGGCTTCCTGCCTGCGTCGCTGGTGGAGATGCGCCGGGTCCGTGACCTCGCGCCGTACATCGGTCAGCAGATCGAGGCGAAGATCATCGAGCTCGACAAGAACCGCAACAACGTGGTCCTGTCGCGCCGTGCCTTCCTCGAGCAGACGCAGTCCGAGGTGCGCTCGAGCTTCCTCACCGCGCTGCAGCCGGGTCAGGTGCGCAAGGGCACCGTCTCGTCGATCGTCAACTTCGGTGCGTTCGTCGACCTGGGCGGCGTGGACGGTCTCGTGCACGTCTCCGAGCTTTCGTGGAAGCACATCGACCACCCCAACGAGGTCGTGTCCGTGGGCCAGGAGGTCGAGGTCGAGGTTCTCGACATCGACATGGACCGCGAGCGTGTCTCCCTGTCGCTGAAGGCGACGCAGGAGGACCCGTGGGAGGTCTACGCCCGCACTCACGCCATCGGTCAGATCGTGCCGGGCAAGGTCACCAAGCTCGTCCCCTTCGGCGCGTTCGTGCGCGTCTTCGAGGGCATCGAGGGCCTCGTGCACATCTCCGAGCTCGCGGTGCGTCACGTCGACCTGCCCGAGCAGGTCGTGCAGGCGGATGAAGAGGTCTTCGTCAAGATCATCGACATCGACCTCGAGCGTCGACGCATCTCGCTGTCCATCAAGCAGGCGAACGAGGGCGTCGACCCGAACGGCGAGGACTTCGACCCCGCGCTGTACGGCATGACGGCCGAGTACGACGACAAGGGCAACTACAAGTACCCCGAGGGCTTCGACCCCGAGACCCAGGAATGGCGCGAGGGCTTCGACGAGCAGCGCGAGGCCTGGGAGGCGGAGTACGCGAAGGCGCACGAGCGCTGGGAGGCGCACAAGCAGTTCGTCACCAAGCAGGAGGAGCAGGCAGCAGAGGCGGAGACCTCCGACGCGCCTGCGGCTCCTCGCAAGCGCGGACCGAAGGGCGAGGCTGGTCCTTCGTACACCTCGCACGACGAGCCGGCCGATGCGGGCACCCTCGCCTCGGACGAGCGTCTCGCCGCACTGCGCGAGAAGCTCACGGGCAACTAG